ACACTTGTTGATAGCGGATTTCTTATTTGCTTTCCCGATCACGTAAGATTTGAGAGTCTTGCCCCCATGGTGGAATTGGCATACACGGCTGACTTAAAATCAGCTGCCGAAAGGCTTGTGGGTTCGAGTCCCACTGGGGGCACAGATGCCGAGGCCGCTACTTCCTTGTAAACACAAGGAAGTAGCGGCCTTTGCTGTTTGCGGAATTAGCCGTTTGCCCAGAATTCGAGCATATTCGACCGCGATGAAGAGTCAAAAATCCATCGCCACGCCGACCAGATTGACATCAAACAGCTCGGCGAAGACGTTGAAAGTTACTGACTCCGTGCTATGTTCCAGAAAACTTTGAACCGCATTCACGTTTACGTCGTCGCTCACTGCCGTATGCCGTAAATGGAGTAGAACCATCCTAGGAACGTCGGCATCTATGGCCATCGAGCTTGACCCAGTATGAACTGGAACGCAGTGCTTCCAAACCGACGTAAACAGGTACGAAGAAATGGAAACATTGGAAGATCTTGCGGGGATCTCGCTCTGCAGACTACGCATCGGGCGGCCTGCTCTATTCCGGCGGCTGTCGTCGTGACTGTTATGCGACCAAAATCTACGAGGGCATGGCGTCAGTGCGGCAGGTTCGGGAAATCCATCAAGAGGAATCAGGTCGAGCTGACTACTGAGATGAGGCGCATCCTCGGCAAGATCGTAGTTTTAGATGAGTAACTGGCAGGTTGCCAAGGCACGGCATATCCCAGCTTTTAGGCGCCCTCAAGATTACGACGCAATCGTTCCCGGGTTCACGGTCAACCGTTTTTGGCCCATGTTGTAGGTCGTTGGCGAGGCGGGCGGATCCAGCAGATTGGAATGGACTACCTGCCTTTTAGTGAGACGGGACAGAACTTCTTCAGCCCCAATTCACTGGGTGGCAGGTTCGAATGGTTCTTGGACAAAGCTGGAATTCATCAATGAGCAATATAGTGATGACGCCTACTTTTGGGTGTCACTGCCTTAGATTTCCCGGTGATACATGAATTGATGAAGTTCATTGTGGAAAGGCAGTCGAGAGTTTCGTTAGAAAACTGAGATTCCAGAGATACGTGAGTTAAAGCGAATTAAGTGACTGTAATTCTTGCAATAGGAAATGTTGTTGCAGGGGAGTCTTTATTAGCTCTGACTTTGTGTTATTGCGGTTAGCGATCGAATCGGTGTGATCAATCGTGATTTGCATAGCAGATGGGCAAGTGTCTATAGTTTTTATCAACAGTCCCCCCTCCGCTTAGGGCTCTAAAATTACTTGAGTACCGCGCATCAGAGGGGGTCCTCTTTTTAAGCTTAGAATTACTCTGTGACTGGCGACTCAATCCCTTATCTGGATTTCCCTCAACGTGTGAGGTATTTGATCGAGCGGGAATACTTCGATGAGGTGGCTTTGGCTCGCGATGAGCAAGCCTTCCTGGAATCCATCAACTTCCATTACTTCCTGGGCTACGCTCGAAATTTTCGGAAGATGCGACGCGAAGTCAAAGGCTTCTCATCTGCATCTATCAGTGAATTGATCGAAGTTGTACGTCTCGATCAAGAGTTGTCTTGCTTACTATTCGAGGGCCTCCGCATGCTGGAATGGCGCTTGAGGGCGGCGTTCGTGGATAGTTATTGCGCTACGCACGAATCGGTCAATAGCTATCATGTTGCATCTACATATGCTCGTGACGAGTTGGACCAGCCGATACATGAAGCAGTTCTGCGCCAGGTAATACGGAGCAAAGAGCCTTACATCGTAGAACATATATCTGGCAGAGGGGAGTATGCGTCGGGGGATTCGATGGCAAAGATTGACGAGCTTGTTAGTGGGTTGCCTATCTGGTCCGTCATTGACTCAATTTCGTTCGGAACTTTGGTCCGAATGATTCGCCACGCTCGCCGAGTTTCGGAAGAAGACGAATTCATGTGGAAACTCGTGAGCTCGGCGATCGAGACCCCACACCAAATGATTCATGAATATCTGGTGGCAGCGCATACCCTACGTAACTTAGTTGCGCACCATTCGAGGCTCTGGATGCGGCCGACCACTAATACTCCAAAGTTTCCAAACACTTATAAGCGTGAGAAGCGAAATGCTCATCCGAAATCAATGTATGTCATGATACTCAGCTTGAGCATCTGCCTCTTGAAGGTTCCCGGTGGGAAAGACTTCAAGGATAGGGTTGACGAGTTATTGTCGACGAGCTCCGCCTTTAGCCACGGCATTAGGCAAGTGTTTATTGAGAGTAAGTCTTAAATTTCGGAGCATCTGCTTAACCTGGCTCCAGAATCAAAAGATGTGGCATGCAGCCTTCGGCTACGTCCGATTTCGAATATAGTTCATGGAACGAAGTGGGCTTATTCGCGACTGAATTCCGGTGAGGCATTGCCGACCATGGTAGCTAAGAACCCTAGAATTCGGGCTAAACGTATAGTCGCAACAAGTTCGAGTCCCATTGCAAGCACCGATACTTTGTTTCTTGCTTTCTCCAACTTCCGGGGAAGTACGGATCTCAGATGCTTTCAGCGTTACTAAAAGCAGTACTCCACAACAAGTGGGGGAACGAAAAGACCACATCCGATGGCGCGCGAAGTGTCGGCTTGGCAAAAGTTTCAAGAATATCGCTCAGAGAGTAGTTTTTCCCCGATAATTCAGCCAATATCATCCTTCCGACTGAGTGAATTCACAGTATGGCTCAATAGGATTAACAGCAACGAACTCTCGCACACCGCGAGCTGCACAATCGCAACCTATGGGGGAATGACGTTGAGCAACCCGGTATTTGGTTCAAGTAGCCAATCCGAGGCTTGGGGAACCAAGCCCGGAAGCCCAGTCGGCTTCCGTGACAATGCCAATATGAGCGCCGACCAGCTGCAGGACATGTACCAGCAGCCTGCTGCTACCGGTGCCGACATGGGCCGCATGACCATCGGTGACACGATCAATAAGACCGTCTTCTGCCTCGCCCTTGTGGTTATTGGTGCAGCGGTAGGTTGGAATATTCCAGCACTGATGCTTCCAGGAGCGCTGGTCGGTTTTGTTCTCGGTTTGGTCAACGTCTTCAAGAAGCGCCCATCGCCAGTGCTGATTCTGCTGTACTCCGCAGCGCAGGGTCTTTTCCTTGGCGGACTTTCCGGTTTCTTGGAATCGCGCGAAGGAATGCAGGGCATCGCCATCCAGGCAGTTCTGGCTACCTTCTGTGTCGCCGGCGTAACCCTGGCGCTATACCGCTCGGGTAAGTACCGTATGACTCCAAAGCTGAACAAGATCTTCATGGTCGGCATGATCGGTCTAGTTGTCTTCTCTCTGCTGAACATGGTCCTGATGATGACCGGTGTCATCGGCGGAATGTTCGGTATGCGTGACGGCGTACTTGGCCTAGTTATCGGTGTTGTGGCCGTCTTGCTGGCCACCTACGCACTGGTTTCTGACTTCACCATGATCGAAGAACTCTCCAACCAGGGTGCTCCGGCGATCATGGCTTGGCGCGGTGCCTTCGGCCTCACGGTAACCCTGATCTGGTTGTACACCGAGATCCTGCGCATTCTGGCCATCTTGCGTGGCGACGACTAAACATATTGAAGTAGAAAATTAGGAGCAGTGCCCAAATCGGGCACTGCTCCTTGTTTTTTGTCACAATTCCGACATGGATCCAGTCGTGGGGAATCAAACGCGATAGCGTAGTTGCATGAAGAACAGCCGGTTGGATCGTTTGCGACGTATTCGCGTCTCCCTTCCGGGCAGGACGGAAGAAAAGCCTGCCGCTGCTCGCACCGAAGCCCTAGACTTCAAGAGCGCGGAAGATATGCCCTACGCCGTACGTCTTGCGGCCAGCTGGGCATGGCGATTCCTGATTATCGTCGCGGCGTTGGGAGTGCTGGTTTGGGCACTGTCCAAGGTGTCCCTCTTGGTAATCCCGGTCCTTGTCGCGGCCCTACTTTCCGGACTGCTCTCACCGGTGGTCAATGCGTTGAACCGCAAGCTTGCCGTCCCCAGAGGACTCGCAGTAGGCATTACGCTCATCGGATTCCTAGTGTTAGTCATTGCCGGTCTCTCCCTGGCCGGACAACGCTTATCCGCCGGGTTCACAGCTCTTTGGAGCCAAGCTCTCTTTGGTATTCAACAGGTCCAAGACTGGCTGTTCAACGGTCCACTGAAACTAACCAACGATGACCTGCAAGGGGTACTAGACGATGCTCTGGTACAACTGCGCGGCAACGCTACCAGCATTCTGAGCGAAGCAATCAGTTGGACGTCCTTCATTGGACAGTTCCTCACCGGAACACTGCTTGCCCTCTTCGTCTTGATCTTCCTCCTGCTTGATGGCCGCAAAATCGGACTGTTTTTGGTCAACCTGCTGCCACGCCGTGCCCGTCCGGCCATGGATGGTGCGCTAACTCGTGGATGGGCCTCCCTGGTCAGCTACGTCAGGGTCCAGATGCTCGTGGCCTTTATCGACGCCATCGGCATTGGACTGGGCGCATTCTTCCTCGGGGTCCCGCTGGCCATGCCCTTGGGCGTATTGGTATTCCTTGGATCATTTATCCCAGTGGTCGGTGCGCTGATTACCGGCGCCCTGGCCGTATTGCTTGCACTGGTTGCCAATGGCTGGGTCAACGCGTTGATCATGCTGGCAGTAGTGCTCATCGTCCAGCAGGCAGAATCCAATATTCTTCAACCGCTGATCATGGGTAAAGCCGTCAGCCTGCATCCGCTGGCCGTCGTCCTTGCCGTCGCCGGAGGCACCATGCTCGCTGGAATCCCTGGCGCACTCTTCGCGGTACCAATGCTGGCAGTACTGAACTCAGTGGCTAAATACCTCTCCGGCAGGGCTTGGGAAACCGACGAATTTGTGCTCCAACACTACGGCATTCAAACTTCCCCACCGGGAACCACAACGGGTCCACCGCAGCCGTCTCCAGCCACCCCAAGCGACCCAGAACCACACACTTCGCCGGAGAACCGGCAACCGGAGAAAACAGCAGATGAGGACTAACCCATGACCACAGAAACTACGTTGCCAGTCACCTTGGCAGATATCGAGTCAGCTGCACAGGTCCTGAAACCCGTCATTGCATTGACTCCCGTTGAACATTCGCGGGTCCTCTCACGTCATCTGGGTTCTGAAGTCTTCCTCAAATGCGAAAACATGCAGCGTGCCGGATCCTTCAAAGTCCGTGGCGCCTACGTGCGCATGTCCAAACTCAGTGCGGAAGAAAAAGCTCGGGGAGTAGTCGCAGCCTCGGCCGGTAACCACGCCCAAGGCGTCGCCCAAGCCTCCAGTCAGCTCGGCATCAAGGCACGCATCTATATGCCACGCGGCGTTGCTCTTCCTAAGCTCACCGCGACCCGTGATCACGGTGCAGAAGTAGTGCTCTTTGGTGACACCGTTGACGAGGCACTGGCTGAAGCCCAGCGCTACGCCGATGAAACCGGCGCAGTCTTTGTGCACCCCTTCGATCACCCCGACATCATCGCGGGCCAGGGAACCATCGGCCTGGAACTGCTAGAACAGCTCCCCGAAGTCGACACGGTGCTCATGGGTGTGGGCGGTGGCGGACTGCTCGCCGGTGTCGCTATCGCGCTGAAAGAAAAAGCCCGCCAAATGGGCCGCGAGATCAAGGTCATTGGTGTGCAGGCTGAAAACGCTGCCGCCTACCCACCGTCCCTAGCAGCCGACGCCTTGGTACCCTTGGACACCGTACACACCATTGCCGATGGCATCGCTGTTGGTAAGCCAGGTCAGCTTCCTTTCACCATCATCAAGGAACTGGTTGACGATGTGGTGACCGTGTCTGAAGATGCACTGGCACGTGCGCTGGTGGTGCTCTTGGAACGCAACAAACTAGTTGTTGAACCAGCCGGTGCCGTGGGCGTCGCTGCCCTCTTGGAAAACCGTCTCGAAGAGCATGGGATCAACCCAGCGACCACCGCGGTCATCCTTTCAGGTGGAAACATTGATCCACTGCTGATGCTCAAGGTTATCCAGCGTGGTCTATCTGCTGCCGGACGATTCTTGACCGTTCGCATGATGCTTCCTGACCGTCCTGGTGCTCTGGCACAGATTTCACGGATCATCGCCGATTCAGATGCGAACGTGACCCGTTTGGATCACACACGCATCGGTGGCTCCCTGTCCATGGGGGATGTGGCCATCACCATCGATCTGGAAACTAAGGGACACGAGCACTCCAAGACGGTGCTTAACAACCTTCGAGCTGAAGGCTTTGACCCACAGATCACCAATAACGCTGGCGGGTCCGTCGCCTAAAAAAGCATGAAAAAAGTCCTCGCCGGTACCAACTTTTTGGGTTGGTACCGGCGAGGACTTTATGCCTTAAAGCTGTATTAGGAAGCTTCGTATGGCTTAGCTGAAATGATTTCAACCTTGATGTCGCGGCCATTTGGGGCCACATAGGAAAGCTTGTCGCCCACCTTGGCACCGTGCACGGCGACGCCAATAGGTGACTGCTCCGAGTAAACTTCCAAATCGGTGTCGCCAGCAACTTCGCGGGAACCGAAGAGGAAAGTGGTCTTGTCACCAGCGATGTTTGCGGTCACCAGCATGCCTGGTTCTACCACTCCATCATCGGCTGGAGCTTCGCCAACGTCGGCTCGACGCAGCAGGTCCTTCAAGTAAAGGATGCGGGCTTCTGCCTTGCCCTGCTCTTCACGGGCGGCGTGGTAGCCACCGTTCTCCTTCAAGTCACCTTCGGAACGGGCCTGCTCGATACGGGCAACGATCTCGGCGCGTCCGGGGCCTGAGAGGAAGGTCAATTCGTTCTGGAGCCGGTCGTAGGCTTCCTGAGTCAGCCAAACGACAGGTTCGTTGCTGTTGGTGCTCACGTTGTACTTCCTTTGGTCAATTGGGACTACGTCGTAGCCTGAAGAACTGCAAAGAGTCCCTCAAAGCCGAACGCCACCTGAACGGTGGCGTCGACGAAGTCGGATTCGGTACGGATCTAGGGGCTTACGCTGTTCTGTTGGTGCAAGCAAAGACCCCGCCAGCGTCATGGTCCGGAGCAAACCTGAACCAATCGCGGATGCGGGGCGAAACGTATCTTTTCAACGATAGTAGTCGCCAAAACGCTTTAAGCCCAATAGATTCAGCTAATAGGGAATGAACGGGCTGAAATATTACCCTTTATAGTCCTGTGGAACTTCGTAGCAGGATTCCACGCCAGAAGTGACCGCAAGGTTATCGGTGTGAAGGTCAACATCGATCTGCTGTTTGATCAGCCCGGTGGCCTCTCCCGGATCAAGCAAGATGGTCTTGTACCCAACCACGGCCTTGGACTCGTTCATTGCACGAATATCGCACTGGACACGATCCTTGGCGTTGTACTCCACCGCAATTTTCGTCTTGGTCAAGGTCGGCGACACGACCTCATAATGTAGATCCTGAGCGGTAATAGCGCTGTAGTTGTTAAACCCAATGTAGGCGGCACCGGCCACGCCAAGGGTGATGGCTGAAGCGATGAGCCAATTGCGTGTGGATTTAGTCAGGCTACGTTTCTTGGGGTTGTTGTAGCGAGCCGTTAAGCTTGGATCAGACATTATTTGTCTTGCACCACTCTCTATGCCTGGGCGGCAGTTGAACTGGGAATGCCGTACGTTGGTTCCTTCAACAAGTTTAGCGCTTGAGCACACATGGGAATAACCGGCAGTGGGGTAGCAGTTAATAACAATGGTGAACGGTTTTCTCAAGATCGACCGTTCAACATCGTGGCGAAGGAAAGTAGATAAGTGGAGATTCACGACGTGAAGAAAATTGCCCCCTCGCAGGGTCTTCGGCTCATGGCTATTCACGCGCACCCAGATGATGAATCTTCAAAGGGTGCCGCCACCATGGCTGCCTACGTCGACGCTGGCGCAGAAGTGATGGTTGTATCCTGCACCGGTGGTGAGCGTGGAGACATTCTCAACGCGGCAGCCGGCGAGCTGGCCCACGCACACCGCGATCTGGCCGGGGTGCGTCGTACCGAAATGGCTGAAGCAGCTGCGGTGCTGGGCATCAAGCACCGTTGGTTGGGCTATGTAGATTCGGGACTCCCAGAAGGTGACCCACTTCCTGACCTGCCTTTCGGCGC
The nucleotide sequence above comes from Glutamicibacter sp. B1. Encoded proteins:
- a CDS encoding Abi family protein, giving the protein MTGDSIPYLDFPQRVRYLIEREYFDEVALARDEQAFLESINFHYFLGYARNFRKMRREVKGFSSASISELIEVVRLDQELSCLLFEGLRMLEWRLRAAFVDSYCATHESVNSYHVASTYARDELDQPIHEAVLRQVIRSKEPYIVEHISGRGEYASGDSMAKIDELVSGLPIWSVIDSISFGTLVRMIRHARRVSEEDEFMWKLVSSAIETPHQMIHEYLVAAHTLRNLVAHHSRLWMRPTTNTPKFPNTYKREKRNAHPKSMYVMILSLSICLLKVPGGKDFKDRVDELLSTSSAFSHGIRQVFIESKS
- a CDS encoding Bax inhibitor-1/YccA family protein, with the protein product MTLSNPVFGSSSQSEAWGTKPGSPVGFRDNANMSADQLQDMYQQPAATGADMGRMTIGDTINKTVFCLALVVIGAAVGWNIPALMLPGALVGFVLGLVNVFKKRPSPVLILLYSAAQGLFLGGLSGFLESREGMQGIAIQAVLATFCVAGVTLALYRSGKYRMTPKLNKIFMVGMIGLVVFSLLNMVLMMTGVIGGMFGMRDGVLGLVIGVVAVLLATYALVSDFTMIEELSNQGAPAIMAWRGAFGLTVTLIWLYTEILRILAILRGDD
- a CDS encoding AI-2E family transporter; protein product: MKNSRLDRLRRIRVSLPGRTEEKPAAARTEALDFKSAEDMPYAVRLAASWAWRFLIIVAALGVLVWALSKVSLLVIPVLVAALLSGLLSPVVNALNRKLAVPRGLAVGITLIGFLVLVIAGLSLAGQRLSAGFTALWSQALFGIQQVQDWLFNGPLKLTNDDLQGVLDDALVQLRGNATSILSEAISWTSFIGQFLTGTLLALFVLIFLLLDGRKIGLFLVNLLPRRARPAMDGALTRGWASLVSYVRVQMLVAFIDAIGIGLGAFFLGVPLAMPLGVLVFLGSFIPVVGALITGALAVLLALVANGWVNALIMLAVVLIVQQAESNILQPLIMGKAVSLHPLAVVLAVAGGTMLAGIPGALFAVPMLAVLNSVAKYLSGRAWETDEFVLQHYGIQTSPPGTTTGPPQPSPATPSDPEPHTSPENRQPEKTADED
- the ilvA gene encoding threonine ammonia-lyase — its product is MTTETTLPVTLADIESAAQVLKPVIALTPVEHSRVLSRHLGSEVFLKCENMQRAGSFKVRGAYVRMSKLSAEEKARGVVAASAGNHAQGVAQASSQLGIKARIYMPRGVALPKLTATRDHGAEVVLFGDTVDEALAEAQRYADETGAVFVHPFDHPDIIAGQGTIGLELLEQLPEVDTVLMGVGGGGLLAGVAIALKEKARQMGREIKVIGVQAENAAAYPPSLAADALVPLDTVHTIADGIAVGKPGQLPFTIIKELVDDVVTVSEDALARALVVLLERNKLVVEPAGAVGVAALLENRLEEHGINPATTAVILSGGNIDPLLMLKVIQRGLSAAGRFLTVRMMLPDRPGALAQISRIIADSDANVTRLDHTRIGGSLSMGDVAITIDLETKGHEHSKTVLNNLRAEGFDPQITNNAGGSVA
- the greA gene encoding transcription elongation factor GreA, with the translated sequence MSTNSNEPVVWLTQEAYDRLQNELTFLSGPGRAEIVARIEQARSEGDLKENGGYHAAREEQGKAEARILYLKDLLRRADVGEAPADDGVVEPGMLVTANIAGDKTTFLFGSREVAGDTDLEVYSEQSPIGVAVHGAKVGDKLSYVAPNGRDIKVEIISAKPYEAS
- a CDS encoding DUF4307 domain-containing protein, yielding MSDPSLTARYNNPKKRSLTKSTRNWLIASAITLGVAGAAYIGFNNYSAITAQDLHYEVVSPTLTKTKIAVEYNAKDRVQCDIRAMNESKAVVGYKTILLDPGEATGLIKQQIDVDLHTDNLAVTSGVESCYEVPQDYKG